In one window of Myxococcales bacterium DNA:
- a CDS encoding DUF2029 domain-containing protein codes for MIAAPPSKPSASRERWLLFGLAALLCATGVFYGYAATRHAAVSDEAVFGRAALAILDGDWSLSHYRVMKPPIVYYLQAAARAVLGDSAFAGRLPGILATLGCLALVFRIGRRWFDAWTGLLAAALLAVSPFAFEYMPVGRTDAVMLFFVLLSVDFLGAGRLGWAGLAYGLAFCTKQQSAFSFPLVMALALLVEAERPAGDGSWPRRIRRVVWTFFKGTLPALAVLLLWSIGEKIPFAWLVNELQNKKYSEGAHLTWTYGRKLAHWLGGLGDFFAYWPLALFAAAAVALVLFSLPRRRAKTWYSRPASAILAIFVCLFVLAHGLRFFTLYLRFLVPLLPWVFLLTAWLPVAAARRWKTAVPAVALLAAAGLLVSGYGLYRDFEAWDRPWPEDDVPRAVRWITTAAPTGAILYTREFGPEVAYANWRTAVESRQLHGQLEKLGEVAAERVGREQFLLLSAADDAAWRDQLQSTLAPLFELQPVAAAGLATARLYRLAMRPGTGVQGEEIAYLDYRELKREPFTCEVLGRLLRQALAGGAADDFRVGFEWQVCEATAQPVILAWQATDFPVGRMRALRAAFYYDTPRVDWAALALPRRWRVDGAREARAEFVISGAELAGYAGRKNKNLDELKMTFEPEGVRITARAKFGPWRIPVSIRGSLALSGNRVLYEPDQARIASVGMPSFLLAYASRLMNPVLEIDLFAWGLRPAGLRLLAAPANALVLVTQGIPE; via the coding sequence ATGATCGCCGCACCGCCGTCGAAACCGTCCGCTTCCCGCGAGCGCTGGCTGCTTTTCGGGCTGGCCGCGCTGCTCTGTGCCACCGGTGTGTTCTACGGCTATGCGGCGACCCGCCACGCGGCGGTTTCCGATGAAGCGGTGTTCGGCCGCGCGGCCCTCGCCATTCTCGACGGCGACTGGAGCCTCTCGCACTACCGGGTGATGAAGCCGCCCATCGTCTATTACCTCCAGGCGGCGGCGCGCGCGGTGCTGGGCGATTCCGCTTTCGCCGGTCGCCTGCCGGGCATCCTGGCGACGCTGGGCTGTCTGGCGCTGGTGTTTCGGATCGGCCGCCGCTGGTTCGACGCCTGGACCGGTCTGCTGGCGGCGGCGCTGCTGGCCGTTTCGCCCTTCGCCTTCGAGTACATGCCCGTCGGCCGGACCGACGCCGTCATGCTGTTTTTCGTGCTGTTGTCCGTCGATTTCCTGGGCGCCGGCCGGTTGGGTTGGGCCGGGCTGGCGTATGGCCTGGCGTTCTGCACCAAACAGCAGTCGGCTTTCTCGTTTCCGCTGGTGATGGCGCTGGCGCTGCTGGTCGAGGCCGAGCGGCCGGCGGGGGATGGGTCGTGGCCGCGCCGGATCCGGCGGGTGGTCTGGACGTTCTTCAAGGGGACGCTGCCGGCGCTGGCGGTGCTGCTGCTCTGGTCGATCGGCGAAAAAATTCCGTTCGCCTGGCTGGTCAACGAACTGCAAAACAAAAAGTACAGCGAAGGCGCCCACCTCACCTGGACTTACGGCCGCAAACTCGCGCATTGGCTGGGCGGGCTGGGCGATTTCTTCGCCTATTGGCCGCTGGCGTTGTTCGCGGCGGCGGCCGTCGCGCTGGTATTGTTCTCCCTGCCCAGGCGGCGCGCCAAGACCTGGTATTCGCGGCCGGCGTCGGCGATCCTGGCGATCTTCGTTTGCCTGTTTGTGTTGGCGCACGGCCTGCGCTTTTTCACCCTTTACCTGCGCTTTCTCGTGCCGCTGCTGCCATGGGTGTTTTTGCTGACGGCCTGGCTGCCGGTGGCGGCCGCCCGGCGCTGGAAAACGGCCGTGCCGGCGGTGGCGCTGCTCGCGGCGGCCGGCCTGCTCGTGTCGGGCTACGGGCTTTATCGCGATTTTGAGGCCTGGGACCGACCGTGGCCCGAGGACGACGTGCCGCGCGCCGTGCGGTGGATCACGACCGCGGCCCCGACCGGGGCGATCCTTTATACGCGCGAGTTCGGCCCGGAAGTCGCGTATGCCAATTGGCGGACCGCCGTCGAATCGCGGCAACTGCATGGTCAACTCGAAAAGCTGGGCGAGGTCGCGGCGGAGCGGGTGGGGCGCGAACAATTTCTGTTGTTGAGCGCGGCGGACGATGCGGCCTGGCGCGACCAATTGCAAAGCACGCTCGCGCCGCTGTTCGAATTGCAACCGGTCGCGGCGGCCGGGTTGGCGACGGCGCGGCTGTATCGCCTCGCGATGCGGCCGGGAACCGGGGTACAGGGCGAGGAGATCGCCTATCTCGATTATCGGGAATTGAAGCGCGAGCCGTTCACCTGCGAGGTGCTCGGCCGTTTGTTGCGCCAGGCGCTGGCCGGCGGGGCGGCCGACGATTTCCGCGTCGGCTTCGAGTGGCAGGTTTGCGAGGCGACCGCGCAGCCGGTCATCCTGGCTTGGCAGGCGACGGATTTTCCGGTCGGCCGGATGCGGGCGCTCCGCGCCGCGTTCTATTACGATACGCCGCGGGTCGACTGGGCCGCGCTGGCGCTGCCGCGCCGCTGGCGGGTCGACGGCGCGCGCGAGGCGCGGGCCGAGTTCGTGATCTCCGGCGCGGAACTGGCCGGCTACGCGGGCCGGAAAAACAAAAACCTCGACGAGTTGAAAATGACCTTCGAACCGGAAGGCGTGCGCATTACGGCCCGGGCGAAATTCGGCCCGTGGCGGATTCCGGTTTCGATCCGCGGCTCGCTGGCCTTGTCCGGCAACCGGGTTTTGTACGAGCCGGATCAGGCGCGAATCGCCTCGGTGGGCATGCCGTCCTTCCTGCTGGCCTACGCGTCGCGGCTGATGAACCCGGTATTGGAAATCGACTTGTTCGCCTGGGGATTGCGGCCCGCCGGGCTGCGGCTCCTGGCCGCGCCGGCCAATGCGCTGGTGTTGGTGACGCAAGGGATTCCGGAGTAG
- a CDS encoding ATP synthase F0 subunit C, with translation MRKTVRIAVIAALFTLVLAGVAMAQEGGGLDSSVKSMIALSCGLGIAIAAFGGALGQGKAAAAAIEGIARNPGAYQKVFTPMILGLALIESLVIYSLLISFLLVFKL, from the coding sequence ATGAGGAAGACCGTACGAATTGCGGTGATCGCGGCTCTGTTCACGCTGGTCCTGGCGGGTGTGGCTATGGCGCAGGAAGGTGGAGGTTTGGACAGCAGTGTGAAGAGCATGATCGCCCTGAGTTGCGGTCTGGGCATTGCCATCGCGGCATTCGGCGGCGCGCTTGGCCAAGGCAAAGCGGCGGCGGCGGCCATCGAAGGTATTGCCCGGAATCCCGGCGCCTATCAGAAGGTTTTCACCCCGATGATCCTCGGCCTCGCCCTGATCGAGTCCCTGGTCATCTACAGCTTGCTGATCAGCTTCCTGTTGGTCTTCAAACTGTAG
- the atpB gene encoding F0F1 ATP synthase subunit A, whose product MFYHRHLLVALIAVLFLSCAAWAQTGEEPAAAAIAPPVEGAAPAAVEPPLVPAVPLEAAPAVAVPEAVAPAHGEAAEGKKKEEEHWTLFNLIPMEWTYGIAVQVGALAGIPESQINQHYYTSHGLLHVMIMFFVLVVITLVSVTVGGKYKRMLDNPAPQPGVSVSNFVEAIVQTVLGMMEEIIGGHDTKKYLPLIGSLAFVILTNNLLGLIPGFYTATDNWNTTLSMALVVFLLYHYYGIKTHGLGKYLAHFMGPLEGTVKYIMAPLMVPIELISHFARPLSLSLRLFGNMFGDHKVFAVFMGLVGVPLIYPLPFLALGLLVAIVQTLVFSLLTMVYIGLATAKSH is encoded by the coding sequence ATGTTTTACCACCGCCATTTGTTGGTCGCCCTGATTGCTGTGTTGTTTTTGAGCTGCGCCGCCTGGGCGCAGACCGGCGAGGAGCCGGCCGCCGCGGCGATCGCGCCGCCGGTGGAAGGCGCCGCGCCCGCGGCCGTCGAACCGCCCCTCGTTCCCGCGGTCCCGCTCGAAGCGGCGCCCGCGGTAGCCGTTCCGGAAGCGGTCGCGCCGGCGCACGGTGAAGCCGCCGAGGGCAAGAAGAAGGAAGAGGAGCACTGGACGCTCTTCAACCTGATCCCGATGGAATGGACCTACGGCATCGCCGTGCAGGTCGGCGCGCTGGCCGGCATTCCGGAGAGCCAGATCAATCAGCACTATTACACCAGCCACGGCCTGCTGCACGTGATGATCATGTTCTTCGTGTTGGTGGTCATCACGCTGGTTTCGGTGACCGTCGGCGGCAAATACAAACGGATGCTCGACAACCCGGCGCCGCAGCCCGGCGTCTCGGTGTCGAACTTCGTCGAGGCCATCGTGCAGACCGTGTTGGGCATGATGGAAGAGATCATCGGCGGGCACGACACCAAGAAGTACCTGCCGCTGATCGGCTCGCTGGCGTTCGTCATCCTGACCAACAACCTGCTCGGCCTGATCCCCGGCTTCTACACCGCCACCGACAACTGGAACACCACGCTGTCGATGGCCCTGGTGGTGTTTTTGCTTTATCACTACTACGGCATCAAGACGCACGGCCTGGGCAAGTACCTGGCGCACTTCATGGGCCCGCTCGAAGGCACGGTCAAGTACATCATGGCCCCGCTGATGGTGCCGATCGAACTGATCAGCCACTTCGCCCGGCCGCTCAGCCTGTCGCTCCGTCTGTTCGGCAACATGTTCGGCGACCACAAGGTGTTCGCGGTGTTCATGGGCCTGGTCGGCGTGCCGCTGATCTACCCGCTGCCGTTTCTGGCGCTGGGTTTGCTGGTCGCCATCGTGCAGACGCTGGTGTTCTCGCTGCTGACGATGGTGTACATCGGTTTGGCGACGGCCAAATCGCACTAA